A window from Saccharomyces cerevisiae S288C chromosome XIII, complete sequence encodes these proteins:
- the AAC1 gene encoding ADP/ATP carrier protein AAC1 (Mitochondrial inner membrane ADP/ATP translocator; exchanges cytosolic ADP for mitochondrially synthesized ATP; phosphorylated; Aac1p is a minor isoform while Pet9p is the major ADP/ATP translocator; relocalizes from mitochondrion to cytoplasm upon DNA replication stress), with amino-acid sequence MSHTETQTQQSHFGVDFLMGGVSAAIAKTGAAPIERVKLLMQNQEEMLKQGSLDTRYKGILDCFKRTATHEGIVSFWRGNTANVLRYFPTQALNFAFKDKIKSLLSYDRERDGYAKWFAGNLFSGGAAGGLSLLFVYSLDYARTRLAADARGSKSTSQRQFNGLLDVYKKTLKTDGLLGLYRGFVPSVLGIIVYRGLYFGLYDSFKPVLLTGALEGSFVASFLLGWVITMGASTASYPLDTVRRRMMMTSGQTIKYDGALDCLRKIVQKEGAYSLFKGCGANIFRGVAAAGVISLYDQLQLIMFGKKFK; translated from the coding sequence ATGTCTCACACAGAAACACAGACTCAGCAGTCACACTTCGGTGTGGACTTCCTTATGGGCGGCGTTTCTGCTGCCATTGCGAAGACGGGTGCCGCTCCCATTGAACGGGTGAAACTGTTGATGCAGAATCAAGAAGAGATGCTTAAACAGGGCTCGTTGGATACACGGTACAAGGGAATTTTAGATTGCTTCAAGAGGACTGCGACTCATGAAGGTATTGTGTCGTTCTGGAGGGGTAACACCGCCAATGTTCTCCGGTATTTCCCCACGCAGGCGCTGAATTTTGCCTTCAAAGACAAAATTAAGTCGTTGTTGAGTTACGACAGAGAGCGCGATGGGTATGCCAAGTGGTTTGCTGGAAATCTTTTCTCTGGTGGAGCGGCTGGTGGTTTGTCGCTTCTATTTGTATATTCCTTGGACTACGCAAGGACGCGGCTTGCAGCGGATGCTAGGGGTTCTAAGTCAACCTCGCAAAGACAGTTTAATGGATTGCTAGACGTGTATAAGAAGACACTGAAAACGGACGGGTTGTTGGGTCTGTACCGTGGGTTTGTGCCCTCAGTTCTGGGTATCATTGTCTACAGAGGTCTGTACTTTGGCTTGTACGATTCTTTCAAGCCTGTGCTGTTGACGGGGGCTCTAGAGGGGTCCTTTGTTGCCTCTTTCCTATTAGGTTGGGTCATTACCATGGGTGCTTCCACTGCGTCGTATCCCTTGGATACGGTAAGAAGaaggatgatgatgacttCGGGCCAGACCATCAAGTACGACGGTGCTCTGGACTGTTTGAGAAAGATTGTTCAGAAAGAGGGCGCGTATTCCTTGTTCAAGGGCTGTGGTGCCAACATATTTAGAGGAGTCGCTGCAGCTGGTGTCATCTCATTGTACGATCAGTTGCAACTCATAATGTTTggcaaaaaattcaagtga
- the SAM37 gene encoding SAM complex subunit SAM37 (Component of the Sorting and Assembly Machinery (SAM) complex; the SAM (or TOB) complex is located in the mitochondrial outer membrane; binds precursors of beta-barrel proteins and facilitates their outer membrane insertion; contributes to SAM complex stability), with protein MVKGSVHLWGKDGKASLISVDSIALVWFIKLCTSEEAKSMVAGLQIVFSNNTDLSSDGKLPVLILDNGTKVSGYVNIVQFLHKNICTSKYEKGTDYEEDLAIVRKKDRLLEYSLLNYVDVEISRLTDYQLFLNTKNYNEYTKKLFSKLLYFPMWYNTPLQLRSQARENCEEIIGSLTLEDDEEFVESKAMESASQLAQSKTFKIAHKNKIKGKQELQQVKYNLQFDNRLQSCVSNWLAARKKLDDSVILSSDLLFLANLYVQLGLPDGNRIRSKLEQTFGSELLNSMSNKIDDFVHRPSNNLEQRDPQFREQGNVVMSLYNLACKYI; from the coding sequence ATGGTTAAAGGTAGTGTGCATTTATGGGGAAAGGATGGCAAAGCATCGTTGATTTCAGTGGACAGCATTGCGCTTGTATGGTTTATCAAGTTATGTACTTCAGAAGAGGCAAAGAGTATGGTTGCGGGATTGCAGATCGTATTCTCAAACAATACAGACCTATCATCAGATGGAAAACTACCAGTGTTAATTTTAGATAATGGAACGAAAGTATCTGGTTACGTGAACATCGTACAATTCttacataaaaatatatgtaCTAGCAAATATGAGAAAGGTACGGAttatgaagaagatttagCAATTGTTAGAAAAAAGGATCGCCTTTTAGAGTATTCCCTATTGAATTATGTTGACGTTGAAATTTCCAGACTAACGGACTACCAGCTCTTTTTGAACACCAAAAATTACAATGAATATACCAAGAagttgttttcaaaattgctATATTTTCCTATGTGGTATAATACGCCATTGCAACTAAGATCGCAAGCACGTGAAAATTGTGAGGAGATTATAGGCTCACTGACCCTtgaggatgatgaagaatttgtaGAAAGTAAAGCAATGGAGTCAGCCTCGCAACTAGCACAATCAAAGACCTTCAAAATTGCGCATAAGAACAAAATTAAGGGTAAGCAAGAGCTACAACAGGTGAAATATAATCTTCAATTTGATAATAGACTACAGAGTTGCGTCAGCAATTGGTTGGCTGCCCGTAAAAAACTGGATGATTCTGTAATACTTTCCTCCGaccttcttttccttgCAAATCTTTACGTTCAGTTAGGCCTACCTGATGGTAACCGCATCCGTTCAAAACTGGAACAAACCTTTGGAAGTGAATTATTGAATAGTATGTCGAACAAAATTGATGACTTCGTCCATAGACCAAGTAATAACTTGGAGCAAAGAGATCCTCAATTTAGAGAGCAAGGAAACGTTGTGATGTCATTATATAATTTAGCCTGTAAATacatataa
- the SEN15 gene encoding Sen15p (Subunit of the tRNA splicing endonuclease; tRNA splicing endonuclease (Sen complex) is composed of Sen2p, Sen15p, Sen34p, and Sen54p; Sen complex also cleaves the CBP1 mRNA at the mitochondrial surface) — MATTDIISLVKNNLLYFQMWTEVEILQDDLSWKGNSLRLLRGRPPHKLSNDVDTEHENSLSSPRPLEFILPINMSQYKENFLTLECLSQTFTHLCSPSTERILLAIINDDGTIVYYFVYKGVRKPKRN, encoded by the coding sequence ATGGCAACGACAGATATCATATCTCtagtaaaaaataatttacTCTATTTCCAAATGTGGACGGAAGTGGAAATTTTACAAGACGATTTATCATGGAAGGGAAATAGCCTGAGATTACTGAGAGGTCGTCCGCCTCACAAGCTGAGCAACGATGTAGACACAGAGCATGAAAATAGCTTGTCATCGCCACGCCCGCTAGAGTTCATATTACCCATCAATATGTCACAGTACAAAGAGAATTTTCTCACTTTGGAATGCTTGAGCCAGACATTTACTCACTTATGTAGTCCATCTACTGAAAGAATACTGCTGGCCATAATTAACGATGATGGTACAATTGTTTATTACTTCGTTTATAAAGGAGTACGAAAAccgaaaagaaattga
- the STV1 gene encoding H(+)-transporting V0 sector ATPase subunit a (Subunit a of vacuolar-ATPase V0 domain; encodes one of two isoforms, located in both Golgi and endosomal V-ATPase complexes while VPH1 encodes second isoform and is located in vacuolar V-ATPase complexes; interaction with PI(4)P is required for efficient localization and function of Stv1-containing V-ATPases; targeted to vacuole via AP-3 pathway), which produces MNQEEAIFRSADMTYVQLYIPLEVIREVTFLLGKMSVFMVMDLNKDLTAFQRGYVNQLRRFDEVERMVGFLNEVVEKHAAETWKYILHIDDEGNDIAQPDMADLINTMEPLSLENVNDMVKEITDCESRARQLDESLDSLRSKLNDLLEQRQVIFECSKFIEVNPGIAGRATNPEIEQEERDVDEFRMTPDDISETLSDAFSFDDETPQDRGALGNDLTRNQSVEDLSFLEQGYQHRYMITGSIRRTKVDILNRILWRLLRGNLIFQNFPIEEPLLEGKEKVEKDCFIIFTHGETLLKKVKRVIDSLNGKIVSLNTRSSELVDTLNRQIDDLQRILDTTEQTLHTELLVIHDQLPVWSAMTKREKYVYTTLNKFQQESQGLIAEGWVPSTELIHLQDSLKDYIETLGSEYSTVFNVILTNKLPPTYHRTNKFTQAFQSIVDAYGIATYKEINAGLATVVTFPFMFAIMFGDMGHGFILFLMALFLVLNERKFGAMHRDEIFDMAFTGRYVLLLMGAFSVYTGLLYNDIFSKSMTIFKSGWQWPSTFRKGESIEAKKTGVYPFGLDFAWHGTDNGLLFSNSYKMKLSILMGYAHMTYSFMFSYINYRAKNSKVDIIGNFIPGLVFMQSIFGYLSWAIVYKWSKDWIKDDKPAPGLLNMLINMFLAPGTIDDQLYSGQAKLQVVLLLAALVCVPWLLLYKPLTLRRLNKNGGGGRPHGYQSVGNIEHEEQIAQQRHSAEGFQGMIISDVASVADSINESVGGGEQGPFNFGDVMIHQVIHTIEFCLNCISHTASYLRLWALSLAHAQLSSVLWDMTISNAFSSKNSGSPLAVMKVVFLFAMWFVLTVCILVFMEGTSAMLHALRLHWVEAMSKFFEGEGYAYEPFSFRAIIE; this is translated from the coding sequence ATGAATCAAGAAGAGGCTATATTCCGGTCAGCAGACATGACGTACGTCCAACTGTACATACCGTTGGAAGTCATAAGAGAGGTAACTTTCTTATTAGGGAAAATGAGTGTCTTTATGGTGATGGATCTCAATAAAGATTTAACTGCCTTTCAAAGAGGTTATGTTAACCAGTTGAGGCGTTTCGATGAAGTGGAAAGGATGGTAGGCTTCTTGAATGAGGTAGTTGAAAAGCACGCCGCAGAGACCTGGAAGTATATTTTACATATCGATGATGAAGGAAACGACATTGCCCAACCCGATATGGCGGATCTCATCAATACCATGGAACCACTATCGTTGGAAAATGTTAATGACATGGTGAAGGAAATTACTGATTGCGAATCCCGTGCAAGGCAATTAGATGAATCTTTAGATAGCCTTAGAAGTAAACTGAACGATCTTTTAGAGCAAAGGCAGGTAATATTCGAATGCtcaaaatttattgaagtCAATCCTGGGATTGCTGGAAGAGCTACAAACCCCGAGattgaacaagaagaaagggATGTTGACGAGTTTAGAATGACCCCTGATGATATCAGTGAAACATTAAGCGatgctttttcttttgacgACGAAACACCACAGGACCGGGGCGCTCTAGGGAATGACCTCACTAGAAACCAATCAGTCGAAGATCTAAGCTTTTTAGAGCAGGGATACCAGCATAGATACATGATAACAGGCTCTATCAGAAGAACAAAAGTAGATATATTGAACAGAATCCTGTGGAGGTTATTGCGTGGTAATTTGATCTTTCAGAATTTTCCAATAGAGGAGCCATTGTTGGAAGGTAAAGAAAAGGTTGAAAAGGACTgctttattatttttactcATGGTGAAACATTGCTCAAGAAGGTTAAGCGTGTCATAGATTCCTTAAATGGTAAAATAGTCTCCCTGAATACTCGTTCTAGTGAATTAGTTGACACCTTAAACCGTCAAATAGACGACTTGCAAAGAATCCTGGATACTACCGAACAAACTTTACACACAGAACTGCTCGTTATACATGACCAGCTGCCAGTATGGTCCGCCATGACgaaaagggaaaaataTGTTTATACCACATTGAACAAGTTCCAACAAGAATCACAGGGTCTAATAGCCGAAGGTTGGGTGCCTTCCACAGAATTGATCCATTTACAAGACTCATTGAAGGATTACATTGAAACGTTGGGTTCTGAATACAGTACCGTCTTTAATGTGATCCTAACCAATAAATTACCACCTACATACCATAGAACCAACAAGTTCACTCAGGCCTTCCAATCGATTGTGGATGCATACGGTATCGCAACatataaagaaatcaaTGCTGGTTTAGCCACGGTTGTCACCTTCCCATTTATGTTTGCCATTATGTTTGGTGACATGGGCCATggtttcattttatttttgatggCACTATTCTTGGTGCTAAATGAACGTAAGTTTGGTGCTATGCACAGGGACGAAATTTTTGACATGGCATTTACAGGTAGATATGTTTTATTGTTGATGGGTGCATTTTCTGTATATACTGGGCTGTTGTACAATGAtatcttttccaaatctaTGACAATATTCAAATCAGGCTGGCAATGGCCTTCCACTTTCAGAAAGGGCGAATCGATTGAGGCGAAGAAAACTGGGGTTTATCCGTTTGGATTGGATTTTGCTTGGCATGGTACTGATAACGGACTACTATTTTCCAACTCTTATAAGATGAAGCTGTCCATTCTAATGGGATACGCACATATGACTTATTCCTTCATGTTTTCTTATATCAATTACAGAGCTAAAAACTCTAAAGTGGACATAATTGGTAACTTTATCCCCGGTTTAGTGTTTATGCAATCAATATTTGGTTATTTGTCGTGGGCTATCGTGTACAAGTGGTCGAAGGATTGGATTAAAGATGATAAGCCTGCTCCAGGGTTACTGAATATGCTAATAAACATGTTTTTAGCACCGGGTACTATTGATGATCAATTATATTCCGGACAAGCCAAGTTGCAAGTTGTACTACTGCTTGCGGCACTAGTTTGTGTCCCGTGGTTATTGCTGTATAAACCTTTAACACTGAGAAGGTTAAATAAGAACGGTGGTGGTGGCAGGCCTCACGGATACCAAAGTGTGGGCAATATTGAGCATGAGGAACAAATAGCACAACAGAGACATTCAGCGGAAGGTTTCCAAGGGATGATCATCAGTGATGTTGCCAGTGTTGCAGACAGTATCAATGAAAGCGTTGGTGGAGGTGAACAGGGGCCATTTAATTTCGGCGATGTCATGATTCATCAGGTAATCCATACTATTGAATTCTGTTTAAATTGTATCTCTCATACAGCATCATATCTACGTCTTTGGGCACTATCGTTGGCGCATGCGCAATTATCTAGTGTTTTATGGGATATGACAATTTCAAACGCTTTCAGTTCTAAAAACTCAGGGTCGCCTTTGGCTGTCATGAAGGTggttttcttatttgctATGTGGTTTGTTTTAACCGTTTGTATCCTAGTTTTCATGGAAGGTACTTCCGCAATGTTGCATGCGCTACGTTTGCATTGGGTGGAGGCAAtgtccaaattttttgaaggtgAAGGATATGCGTACGAgccattttcatttcgTGCAATAATAGAATAA
- the BUB2 gene encoding Bub2p (Mitotic exit network regulator; forms GTPase-activating Bfa1p-Bub2p complex that binds Tem1p and spindle pole bodies, blocks cell cycle progression before anaphase in response to spindle and kinetochore damage): MTSIEDLISNPPLLLHSSLSQLRYLILSEGLPISEDKQQQRTRCYVWTVLSQTSMEASTQRYLALLKLGPPSTTIYQKIKNDTSRTFQTDPNFRNRVSEDALIRCLSCFAWQTQQRRQKTRFGRIPVSTYVQGMNVLLAPLLYSCPSEPMAYQLFTKLCYEMIPTYLTKNLNGAQNGAKLLDISLRIIDPKLSKFLSDNLLTAEIYGMPSILTLSSCNKPLDQVIKLWDFMFAYGFHMNILFVVAFLVKMRSKVFKSDSPVNLLRQFPDFDADEIIRLGVGFIAKIPAQIYDLLVDHLTDPDIYIP; this comes from the coding sequence ATGACCTCAATTGAAGATCTGATATCAAATCCTCCCCTGCTACTGCATTCCTCACTCTCTCAACTTCGCTACCTCATACTCAGTGAAGGGCTTCCCATATCTGAAGATAAACAGCAGCAGCGCACGCGATGTTACGTGTGGACGGTGCTCTCTCAAACTTCTATGGAGGCGTCTACACAACGGTACCTTGCGCTCTTGAAACTGGGCCCACCTTCCACAACcatttaccaaaaaatcaagaacGACACATCCAGAACTTTTCAGACGGATCCAAACTTTAGAAATAGAGTCTCAGAGGATGCCCTCATCCGGTGTCTGTCGTGCTTTGCTTGGCAAACACAACAAAGAAGACAAAAGACTCGTTTTGGTCGCATTCCTGTGAGCACATATGTGCAGGGCATGAACGTGTTATTAGCTCCTCTGCTTTACTCATGTCCTTCTGAACCTATGGCGTATCAACTTTTCACTAAGCTTTGTTATGAAATGATACCGACGTATCTAACTAAGAACCTAAACGGCGCCCAGAACGGCGCCAAACTACTAGATATTTCTCTCAGAATCATTGATCCAAAGCTGAGTAAATTTCTATCGGACAATTTACTTACAGCAGAGATTTATGGTATGCCTTCCATACTCACGTTATCCAGCTGCAATAAACCGCTTGATCAGGTCATTAAACTGTGGGATTTCATGTTTGCATATGGATTCCATATGAATATTCTCTTTGTGGTGGCATTCCTAGTTAAAATGAGATCCAAGGTTTTCAAATCGGATTCCCCTGTTAATTTACTACGACAGTTTCCGGATTTTGATGCTGACGAGATCATTCGGCTGGGCGTCGGGTTCATCGCTAAGATCCCTGCTCAAATTTATGACCTATTGGTAGACCACTTGACCGACCCAGACATATATATACCGTAA
- the FET3 gene encoding ferroxidase FET3 (Ferro-O2-oxidoreductase; multicopper oxidase that oxidizes ferrous (Fe2+) to ferric iron (Fe3+) for subsequent cellular uptake by transmembrane permease Ftr1p; required for high-affinity iron uptake and involved in mediating resistance to copper ion toxicity, belongs to class of integral membrane multicopper oxidases; protein abundance increases in response to DNA replication stress), whose amino-acid sequence MTNALLSIAVLLFSMLSLAQAETHTFNWTTGWDYRNVDGLKSRPVITCNGQFPWPDITVNKGDRVQIYLTNGMNNTNTSMHFHGLFQNGTASMDGVPFLTQCPIAPGSTMLYNFTVDYNVGTYWYHSHTDGQYEDGMKGLFIIKDDSFPYDYDEELSLSLSEWYHDLVTDLTKSFMSVYNPTGAEPIPQNLIVNNTMNLTWEVQPDTTYLLRIVNVGGFVSQYFWIEDHEMTVVEIDGITTEKNVTDMLYITVAQRYTVLVHTKNDTDKNFAIMQKFDDTMLDVIPSDLQLNATSYMVYNKTAALPTQNYVDSIDNFLDDFYLQPYEKEAIYGEPDHVITVDVVMDNLKNGVNYAFFNNITYTAPKVPTLMTVLSSGDQANNSEIYGSNTHTFILEKDEIVEIVLNNQDTGTHPFHLHGHAFQTIQRDRTYDDALGEVPHSFDPDNHPAFPEYPMRRDTLYVRPQSNFVIRFKADNPGVWFFHCHIEWHLLQGLGLVLVEDPFGIQDAHSQQLSENHLEVCQSCSVATEGNAAANTLDLTDLTGENVQHAFIPTGFTKKGIIAMTFSCFAGILGIITIAIYGMMDMEDATEKVIRDLHVDPEVLLNEVDENEERQVNEDRHSTEKHQFLTKAKRFF is encoded by the coding sequence ATGACTAACGCTTTGCTCTCTATAGCCGTTTTGCTTTTCTCGATGCTCTCGCTAGCACAAGCGGAGACGCACACGTTTAATTGGACCACTGGCTGGGACTACAGGAACGTTGATGGGCTAAAGAGCCGTCCCGTGATCACCTGTAATGGCCAGTTCCCATGGCCAGATATAACGGTCAACAAAGGTGACCGTGTGCAGATTTACTTGACCAACGGAATGAACAACACCAATACTTCTATGCATTTCCACGGTCTCTTCCAAAACGGAACCGCCTCTATGGACGGTGTGCCCTTCTTGACGCAATGTCCAATTGCGCCAGGCAGTACTATGCTTTACAATTTCACGGTGGACTACAATGTAGGCACCTACTGGTACCATTCACACACGGACGGTCAATATGAAGACGGGATGAAAGgtcttttcatcatcaaggATGATAGCTTCCCCTACGATTACGATGAGGAACTTTCTTTATCGCTTAGTGAGTGGTACCACGACTTGGTCACGGACTTGACGAAGTCGTTCATGAGTGTTTATAATCCGACAGGTGCTGAGCCCATCCCACAGAACTTGATTGTTAACAACACGATGAATCTGACATGGGAAGTCCAGCCCGATACGACGTATCTTTTGAGAATTGTCAACGTGGGTGGGTTCGTTTCGCAGTACTTTTGGATCGAGGACCACGAAATGACCGTGGTCGAAATCGACGGTATCACTACCGAGAAGAACGTAACGGATATGCTTTACATCACTGTCGCTCAGAGATATACAGTCCTGGTTCACACTAAAAACGACACGGACAAAAATTTCGCCATCATGCAGAAATTTGATGACACCATGTTGGATGTCATTCCAAGTGATTTACAGCTGAATGCAACCTCTTATATGGTCTACAACAAAACCGCTGCGCTGCCCACACAAAATTACGTGGATTCAATTGATAACTTCTTGGACGATTTCTACTTGCAACCGTACGAGAAAGAAGCCATCTATGGCGAGCCAGATCATGTGATTACCGTTGACGTTGTTATGGATAACTTGAAAAACGGTGTGAATTACgccttcttcaataatatcACCTATACTGCACCAAAAGTTCCTACTTTGATGACCGTTTTGTCTTCAGGTGATCAAGCAAACAACTCCGAAATCTACGGTTCAAACACGCACACTTTCATCCTAGAGAAGGATGAAATCGTGGAGATTGTGCTAAATAACCAGGACACAGGTACCCATCCTTTCCATTTACATGGTCACGCTTTCCAAACCATCCAGAGAGATCGTACATATGATGATGCCCTAGGTGAAGTTCCTCACAGTTTCGATCCGGACAACCACCCTGCCTTCCCAGAATACCCAATGAGAAGAGATACTTTATACGTTAGACCACAATCCAATTTCGTCATCAGGTTTAAAGCCGATAACCCAGGTGTTTGGTTCTTCCATTGTCATATCGAATGGCATTTGTTGCAAGGTTTGGGTCTTGTTCTCGTGGAGGATCCTTTTGGTATCCAAGATGCTCATTCTCAACAACTCAGTGAAAACCACTTAGAAGTTTGCCAGAGTTGCTCTGTGGCCACTGAAGGTAACGCCGCTGCCAATACACTGGATTTAACTGATTTAACTGGTGAAAATGTTCAGCATGCCTTCATTCCTACCggttttaccaaaaaaggTATTATTGCCATGACATTCTCCTGCTTTGCCGGTATTCTTGGTATTATCACAATTGCAATTTATGGTATGATGGATATGGAAGATGCGACCGAAAAGGTTATTCGAGACTTGCACGTGGACCCTGAAGTCTTGCTAAATGAggttgatgaaaatgaagagcGTCAGGTAAACGAAGATCGTCATTCCACTGAAAAGCATCAATTTTTAACTAAAGCCAAACGGTTCTTCTAA